In Daucus carota subsp. sativus chromosome 4, DH1 v3.0, whole genome shotgun sequence, one DNA window encodes the following:
- the LOC108218378 gene encoding probable amino acid permease 7 has protein sequence MGVEKTAEDDDALAPFLPPKPANASLIPPHLHNRNGNTWTAVAHIITAVIGSGVLSLAWSISQLGWIGGPLSIVSFGLMSLLSAFLLSECYRSPDPDFGPSRNGSYMDAVKAILGNWSVWLCNIFFRLNLFKTGVVYMITSGISMRAIQQSNCYHKDGHEAPCEYENTYSILLFGIVQIFVSQIPDFSDTKWLSIVAAIMSFTYAGIGSVLGLAKVLGDGEIKGSIQGAPYATTAQKVWSICQALGDVAFGFNYSLILLNIQDTLRSPPEEKDTMKKASVISTAITTFFYICCGGFGYAAFGDSTPGNLLTGFGFYEPYWLIDFANACVVLHLVGGYQVYSQPQFALAERYFVEKFPDSVFVCKDFALKLPWLPSFRLNLLRLCFRTAYVVLTMTIGMIFPYFNQVVAVAGAFTYWPLVIYFPLEMYLVQKNIRPYTGKWIALRIYSVIALLVAMFALVGSIEGLVSAKFGST, from the exons ATGGGGGTAGAAAAAACAGCAGAAGATGATGATGCTCTCGCTCCTTTCCTGCCCCCCAAACCAGCAAATGCATCTCTGATCCCTCCCCACCTCCACAACCGCAATg GGAATACATGGACTGCTGTGGCACATATAATTACAGCAGTCATTGGGTCAGGAGTACTATCTTTGGCATGGAGTATTTCGCAGCTTGGTTGGATTGGTGGTCCTTTATCTATTGTTTCCTTCGGACTCATGAGTCTACTTTCTGCATTTCTTTTATCCGAATGCTATCGATCTCCTGACCCTGATTTTGGACCCTCCAGAAATGGTAGTTACATGGATGCTGTTAAGGCCATCTTAG GGAATTGGAGTGTCTGGTTATGCAATATATTTTTTCGTCTGAATTTATTCAAGACTGGAGTTGTCTATATGATAACATCTGGAATCAGCATGAG GGCAATTCAGCAATCAAATTGTTATCACAAGGATGGGCACGAGGCTCCTTGTGAATATGAAAATACTTATTCTATACTTCTTTTTGGAATTGTTCAAATTTTTGTCTCCCAGATACCTGATTTTAGTGATACAAAGTGGCTTTCCATTGTTGCTGCTATCATGTCCTTCACTTATGCTGGTATTGGATCAGTACTTGGCTTGGCAAAAGTACTAG GAGATGGAGAAATCAAAGGTAGCATTCAAGGAGCTCCATATGCTACTACAGCTCAGAAAGTATGGTCAATCTGTCAAGCACTGGGAGACGTGGCTTTTGGATTTAACTACTCTTTAATCCTTCTTAACATACAG GATACTTTGAGGTCTCCTCCAGAAGAAAAGGATACTATGAAGAAGGCATCTGTGATTTCAACTGCTATCACAACTTTCTTCTATATCTGCTGTGGAGGATTTGGCTATGCAGCTTTTGGGGATTCCACTCCAGGGAACCTCTTGACAGGGTTTGGATTCTATGAACCGTACTGGCTTATTGACTTTGCTAATGCTTGTGTCGTTCTCCATTTAGTTGGAGGATATCAG GTATACAGTCAGCCACAGTTTGCACTTGCAGAAAGATATTTTGTTGAGAAGTTCCCAGACAGTGTATTTGTATGTAAAGACTTTGCTCTCAAACTTCCGTGGTTGCCATCATTTAGACTAAACCTGCTCCGATTGTGCTTCCGAACGGCCTACGTTGTTTTAACAATGACAATTGGGATGATCTTTCCGTACTTTAACCAAGTTGTTGCTGTAGCAGGAGCTTTTACTTATTGGCCTTTGGTCATATATTTTCCCTTGGAAATGTACTTGGTGCAGAAAAACATTAGACCTTATACAGGGAAGTGGATTGCTCTTCGTATTTATAGTGTTATTGCGTTGCTTGTGGCAATGTTTGCCTTGGTAGGCTCCATTGAAGGGCTTGTAAGTGCAAAATTTGGTAGTACTTGA
- the LOC108218379 gene encoding transcription factor MYB80-like isoform X2, whose protein sequence is MGRIPCCEKDNVKRGQWTPEEDNKLSSYIAQHGTRNWRLIPKNAGLQRCGKSCRLRWTNYLRPDLKHGQFTVDEEHAIVKLHSVVGNRWSLIAAQLPGRTDNDVKNHWNTKLKKKLSGMGIDPVTHKPFSHLMAEIATTLAPPQVANLAEAALGCFKDEMLHLLTKKRIDFQLQQSGGTSSLNDNSAAAYNSSKQEVKDDTIDRIRMGLSRAIIQEPEIIPSDKPWDSTGATSTSFVFPASVSGFHYGASSFGNENNGSPWSQCTGSTCPAGDERGHLHGKLKDENGEESEGKEVRDGSSIFNSDCVLWDLPSDDLINPMV, encoded by the exons ATGGGTCGCATTCCATGTTGCGAGAAGGACAATGTCAAGAGAGGACAGTGGACTCCTGAAGAAGACAACAAGCTCTCTTCCTACATCGCTCAGCATGGCACCCGCAATTGGCGCCTCATACCTAAGAACGCCG GACTCCAAAGATGCGGGAAGAGTTGTAGGTTGCGCTGGACTAACTATCTCCGCCCCGATCTCAAGCACGGACAGTTCACGGTTGATGAAGAACACGCCATAGTGAAACTTCATTCTGTTGTAGGCAACAG GTGGTCCTTGATTGCCGCTCAACTTCCCGGGCGCACCGACAATGATGTGAAAAATCACTGGAACACCAAGCTCAAGAAGAAACTTTCTGGGATGGGAATTGATCCTGTGACTCATAAGCCCTTCTCCCACCTCATGGCGGAAATAGCCACCACTCTAGCTCCGCCACAGGTGGCGAATCTGGCAGAAGCTGCACTAGGATGCTTTAAAGACGAAATGCTTCATCTACTTACCAAGAAACGTATAGATTTTCAACTACAACAGTCTGGTGGAACATCATCCCTCAACGACAACTCAGCCGCTGCTTATAACAGCAGCAAACAAGAGGTGAAAGATGACACAATTGATAGGATCCGCATGGGGTTATCAAGGGCAATCATACAAGAGCCTGAAATAATACCTTCAGATAAACCCTGGGATTCAACAGGAGCAACCTCCACAAGCTTCGTTTTCCCTGCATCTGTTTCTGGATTCCACTATGGAGCTTCGTCTTTTGGGAATGAAAATAATGGGTCTCCATGGAGTCAGTGTACAGGAAGCACTTGCCCAGCAGGAGATGAGCGGGGTCACTTGCATGGGAAGCTTAAGGATGAAAATGGAGAAGAATCTGAAGGTAAAGAAGTAAGGGACGGGTCCAGTATTTTCAATTCAGATTGTGTGTTGTGGGATCTACCCTCAGATGATCTGATAAATCCCATGGTTTGA
- the LOC108218379 gene encoding transcription factor MYB80-like isoform X1, translating to MSREDSGLLKKTTSSLPTSLSMAPAIGASYLRTPVLTLCSFFLFLLFSVERNCVVVNVMVKLLIGLQRCGKSCRLRWTNYLRPDLKHGQFTVDEEHAIVKLHSVVGNRWSLIAAQLPGRTDNDVKNHWNTKLKKKLSGMGIDPVTHKPFSHLMAEIATTLAPPQVANLAEAALGCFKDEMLHLLTKKRIDFQLQQSGGTSSLNDNSAAAYNSSKQEVKDDTIDRIRMGLSRAIIQEPEIIPSDKPWDSTGATSTSFVFPASVSGFHYGASSFGNENNGSPWSQCTGSTCPAGDERGHLHGKLKDENGEESEGKEVRDGSSIFNSDCVLWDLPSDDLINPMV from the exons ATGTCAAGAGAGGACAGTGGACTCCTGAAGAAGACAACAAGCTCTCTTCCTACATCGCTCAGCATGGCACCCGCAATTGGCGCCTCATACCTAAGAACGCCGGTTCTCACACTCTgctctttctttctctttttacttttctcCGTTGAAAGAAATTGTGTTGTAGTTAATGTTATGGTTAAACTACTTATAGGACTCCAAAGATGCGGGAAGAGTTGTAGGTTGCGCTGGACTAACTATCTCCGCCCCGATCTCAAGCACGGACAGTTCACGGTTGATGAAGAACACGCCATAGTGAAACTTCATTCTGTTGTAGGCAACAG GTGGTCCTTGATTGCCGCTCAACTTCCCGGGCGCACCGACAATGATGTGAAAAATCACTGGAACACCAAGCTCAAGAAGAAACTTTCTGGGATGGGAATTGATCCTGTGACTCATAAGCCCTTCTCCCACCTCATGGCGGAAATAGCCACCACTCTAGCTCCGCCACAGGTGGCGAATCTGGCAGAAGCTGCACTAGGATGCTTTAAAGACGAAATGCTTCATCTACTTACCAAGAAACGTATAGATTTTCAACTACAACAGTCTGGTGGAACATCATCCCTCAACGACAACTCAGCCGCTGCTTATAACAGCAGCAAACAAGAGGTGAAAGATGACACAATTGATAGGATCCGCATGGGGTTATCAAGGGCAATCATACAAGAGCCTGAAATAATACCTTCAGATAAACCCTGGGATTCAACAGGAGCAACCTCCACAAGCTTCGTTTTCCCTGCATCTGTTTCTGGATTCCACTATGGAGCTTCGTCTTTTGGGAATGAAAATAATGGGTCTCCATGGAGTCAGTGTACAGGAAGCACTTGCCCAGCAGGAGATGAGCGGGGTCACTTGCATGGGAAGCTTAAGGATGAAAATGGAGAAGAATCTGAAGGTAAAGAAGTAAGGGACGGGTCCAGTATTTTCAATTCAGATTGTGTGTTGTGGGATCTACCCTCAGATGATCTGATAAATCCCATGGTTTGA